ATGATGAATCTCGTAATTCGTATTCTGTAGGATTAGGGTTTTCACAAATTTTGTCTAAAAGGTTACAAGGATCTCTTTCATTAGATTTTATTCAACAGGAAGGCCTTTTGTCAACACCGTTTCAACGAGTACAATTTGCCGATGTGGCCGATGTAATTATTGAAGAATTTACATATGGTGATGATGTAGAAAGATTACCAGATTCTAGGTTTAAAATAGCCGCAGGAGGAAGACTACATTATTATATTAATGAAATTTTTACAATACGAACATTTTATAGATATTATACAGATGATTGGGGAATTAATTCACATACAGCAAGTATAGAAATACCCATTAAAATCACAGATAAATTTACACTGTATCCTTCATATCGTTTTTATACACAAACAAAAGCAGATTACTTTGCACCGTTTAATCAACATCTGTCTACGCAGCAATTCTATACCTCGGATTATGATTTATCTGGTTTTGATGCAAATCAATATGGTTTTGGTATTAGTTATACCGATATTTTCACAAAATTCCATATCTGGAAACTTGGTTTAAAAAGTATCGATCTTCGGTTTAGACAATATGAACGTAACTCTGGACTTAGCTCTAGTTTATTTTCAGGAGGATTTAGTTTTATAATGGATTGAATCAGTTGATTACCGCATAATTTTTCTAATTGTATAATACTATTATTTTTATCCTGTATTGAAATAAGCAAGTTCTGGGTTTTAATACTACCTAGAGCTATATACTTTTATACTGTTTTTAAAATTAAAGTATTATGAAGATAAGTGAGCAAAATCAGTTTCATTACAATCGTATTGCAGAGGCTATAACGTATATTAAGCAAAATTTTAAAGATCAACCTAACCTGGATGAGATTGCAGAAAAAGTACATATTAGCCCTTTTCATTTTCAAAGACTCTTTACAGATTGGGTGGGGGTAAGTCCTAAAAAGTTTTTGCAGTACACTAGTTTAGAATACG
The sequence above is a segment of the Aquimarina spinulae genome. Coding sequences within it:
- a CDS encoding DUF3570 domain-containing protein, which translates into the protein MRKIPLIIAILSIVIVTAQEQQQDDTTTYKKRVLESAEVDFLMSYYTQDGDNAAVTGGLGTEELTDLTPTIVVSIPLNDDDILTIDAGISAYSSASSSNVNPFDGNGAANPYVASSGASKKDVLTTISGSYSHSSDDRNSVWSANVAVATEYDYFSVGFGGSYSRLFNEKNTELSIKANVFLDTWKAIYPSELRDQPTFTKFDDESRNSYSVGLGFSQILSKRLQGSLSLDFIQQEGLLSTPFQRVQFADVADVIIEEFTYGDDVERLPDSRFKIAAGGRLHYYINEIFTIRTFYRYYTDDWGINSHTASIEIPIKITDKFTLYPSYRFYTQTKADYFAPFNQHLSTQQFYTSDYDLSGFDANQYGFGISYTDIFTKFHIWKLGLKSIDLRFRQYERNSGLSSSLFSGGFSFIMD